The genomic interval GGAGCACTCGGGCTCCAGGCTCAAGGTCCACTTCGCGGACAACGAGGTGGACAGCTGGGACTCTCCGAACGCGCTGCGTGTGGACATCGTGGTGCCCAGGCTCGAGGCACTCGAGCGCTCGGGCGGCGGCGCACTCGTGGACGTCAGGGGCAAGGTGGACGCGGAGGTGTTCTCGCTGTCCGCGAGTGGCGGTGGATACGTCCGCCTCCGGGGGTTGAGGACCGACGTGCTGGAGGTGTCTCTCAGCGGAAGCTCCAGCATCGTCCTGGAGGGTGAGGCGTCCCAGGTGAAGGCCTCGCTCTCGGGTGCGAGCAGGCTGAGCGGGAGCGAGCTGGCCTCTCGAGAGGCCACGCTGAACACGAGTGGCGGTGGAAATGTGGTGGTGAAGGTGTCGAGGGCCCTTCGGGTCAGCGCCTCGGGGGGTGGCCGGTTGCAGATCATCGGACACCCCGAGGTCCTCGAAAGGGACCTCTCGGGAGGCTCCACGCTCTCCTTCGAGTAGACATCACATGCCCTCGCGGGCTGGCTTTGACGCCCCTGCCCTCGAGGCATAGGGTGGGAGAGCCGCTCTGGAGGGCCATGCGATGCTGAGCGCACATCCATCCACGACATCCGCCGAGACGGGGGGACTGAACCGCCCCCGGCGCCTCGCGGTCGAGGCTCTCGGGTGCGGCTTGTTGGTCGTGGCGTTGGAAGGTGCGCACCACGGCGCCGAGCATCTGGGCGTGAGCGCCACGGATGGGCGCCTCTTCATGTCCCTGGCCGCCGGCGCCGTGCTCGCCTGCCTCACGCTGGTGCTCCAGCCGCTGTCGGGGGCTCACTTCAATCCCGCGCTGACGTTCGCGGACGCGTTGGAGGACGGCACGCCGTGGCGGGATGTGCCTCGGTATGTGCTCGCGCAGTTGGCGGGAGGGCTCGCGGGTCGCTGGGTGGCGCACCTCATGTGTGGTGAGCCGCTGCTCATCGCGACGCATACGCCGTCGGCCAGTTCGGCGCAGTTCCTATCGGAGCTGGTCGCCACGTTCGGACTGTTGATCGTGGTGCGAGGGTGCGTGCGCGTCCGCCCCTCCGCGACGCCTCTGGTGGTCGCGGGCTATGTCGCGGCCACGGTGTGGTTCACGGAGTCCCGTTCACTCGCCAATCCGGCGCTCATCCTTGCTCGCGCTGCGAGTACCCGGACCAGTGCGCTGCATCCGCTGGATGTGGAGTCCTTCATCGCGGCGCAGATGCTGGGAGCGGCCCTGGCCGTGTGTCTGTTCCGATGGCTGATGGCGCCGGCCACCAAGCAGGCCGCCCCACTCCCCTGGAGCGTCATCTTCCAGTGCTCACGGCCCTCCGTGGCCGAGAAGGCCGCCGCGGTCTTCAACGGCCTGGCCGCGCCGGAGTCCGCACGTGGGACTGTGGATGGGCCCCTGTGCGCGGTCGACACGCGAGGGCCTCCGCCGCTCGTGGTTCGGCTGGTGCTGGAGGGGGAGGTGGCACCGCTCGGAGACGGGGCCGTGTGGCACCTGGCCGCGAGCGAGGAGGACACGGGGACGCGACTGCAGGAGTCCCTGCGCGAGCACACCCAGCGGCTCCTGCGGACACGTGGATGGTCGCGGTTGCGTGTCGTCGGAGACTCCACACACGAGGTGCCTGGCCCTACGGCCTGAGCGCCGTGGGCGAGGGCTTCGCGGGGAGGGTCAACGCCGCTTGCGCGAGCCGCCGAAGAGCGCGAGGAGGATGCCACCCGCGAGTGCGGCGCCACC from Myxococcus stipitatus carries:
- a CDS encoding head GIN domain-containing protein, with the translated sequence MRIGAQVGLVLLAASVAGCEGPHVSGSGRQVEVVRPTPVFDRLELEDGIGASIEVDPDKPHSVRIVGDDNLVALMRTEHSGSRLKVHFADNEVDSWDSPNALRVDIVVPRLEALERSGGGALVDVRGKVDAEVFSLSASGGGYVRLRGLRTDVLEVSLSGSSSIVLEGEASQVKASLSGASRLSGSELASREATLNTSGGGNVVVKVSRALRVSASGGGRLQIIGHPEVLERDLSGGSTLSFE
- a CDS encoding aquaporin; protein product: MLSAHPSTTSAETGGLNRPRRLAVEALGCGLLVVALEGAHHGAEHLGVSATDGRLFMSLAAGAVLACLTLVLQPLSGAHFNPALTFADALEDGTPWRDVPRYVLAQLAGGLAGRWVAHLMCGEPLLIATHTPSASSAQFLSELVATFGLLIVVRGCVRVRPSATPLVVAGYVAATVWFTESRSLANPALILARAASTRTSALHPLDVESFIAAQMLGAALAVCLFRWLMAPATKQAAPLPWSVIFQCSRPSVAEKAAAVFNGLAAPESARGTVDGPLCAVDTRGPPPLVVRLVLEGEVAPLGDGAVWHLAASEEDTGTRLQESLREHTQRLLRTRGWSRLRVVGDSTHEVPGPTA